One window of Leptotrichia sp. oral taxon 498 genomic DNA carries:
- a CDS encoding helix-turn-helix domain-containing protein, with amino-acid sequence MTKNYKCVKIEIKPTSEQIEKINKTIGTGRYLYNFYITYNKEIYEKEKKFVTGFEFSKYINNIFNKRKS; translated from the coding sequence ATGACAAAGAACTATAAATGCGTAAAAATCGAAATCAAACCTACTAGTGAACAAATTGAGAAAATTAATAAAACTATTGGAACAGGGAGATATTTGTATAATTTTTATATAACATATAATAAAGAAATTTATGAAAAAGAAAAGAAATTTGTAACAGGATTTGAATTTTCAAAATATATAAATAATATTTTTAATAAAAGAAAATCCTGA
- a CDS encoding RNA-guided endonuclease InsQ/TnpB family protein, translating into MMDGEKAFKRFFKKLSKFPKFKKKNCNNQSCYFPKNNKTDFEFYRHKIKVPTLKFVRLKEYGYIPKNANIKSGTISKETDRYFLSLVLEIEKKFKNTKNLQIKNGIGIDFGIKDFAICSDGKVFKNINKTCKVRKIEKELKREQRKQSRKYLVCKKSGKKLYECKNFQKQKLVISKLFFRLNCIRNDYINKIVSEITKTKLNYITIEDLKVSNMMKNKHLSKAISNQKFYEFRMKLLNKCKENNIELRLVDTFYPSSKLCSNCGHKKHNLKLKDRIYKCDNCGIEMDRDFNASLNLKNAENYKILA; encoded by the coding sequence ATAATGGATGGTGAGAAAGCATTTAAAAGATTTTTTAAAAAATTATCAAAGTTTCCAAAATTTAAAAAGAAAAATTGTAATAACCAAAGTTGTTATTTTCCTAAAAATAATAAAACTGATTTTGAATTTTATCGACATAAGATAAAAGTTCCAACTTTGAAATTTGTAAGACTTAAAGAATATGGATATATTCCTAAAAATGCAAATATAAAAAGTGGAACTATATCAAAAGAAACTGATAGGTATTTTTTATCACTTGTTTTAGAAATTGAAAAAAAATTCAAAAATACTAAAAATTTACAAATTAAAAATGGAATTGGAATTGATTTTGGGATAAAGGATTTTGCAATTTGCTCTGACGGTAAAGTTTTTAAAAATATTAATAAAACTTGTAAAGTTAGGAAAATCGAGAAAGAATTAAAGAGAGAGCAACGAAAACAATCAAGAAAATACTTAGTTTGTAAAAAATCAGGAAAAAAACTTTATGAGTGTAAAAACTTTCAAAAACAAAAATTAGTAATATCTAAACTATTTTTTAGACTAAATTGTATTAGAAACGATTATATAAATAAAATTGTTAGTGAAATAACGAAAACCAAGTTAAACTATATAACAATCGAAGATTTAAAAGTTTCTAATATGATGAAAAATAAGCATTTGTCAAAGGCAATTTCAAATCAAAAGTTTTATGAATTTAGAATGAAACTGCTGAACAAATGCAAAGAAAACAATATTGAACTAAGACTTGTTGATACATTTTATCCTAGTTCCAAGTTATGCAGTAATTGTGGGCATAAAAAACATAATTTAAAATTGAAAGATAGGATTTATAAGTGTGATAACTGTGGAATTGAAATGGATAGGGATTTTAATGCGAGTCTTAATCTAAAAAATGCTGAAAATTATAAGATTTTAGCATAA
- a CDS encoding NfeD family protein, with the protein MGELFWAMATAVFAILEIIIPGLVTIWLSLAALVLTGLSFFMRNPVVEVFIFSALSVIFVIFTRPVLKNYIEKNKRTNFNSKMIGNEIKIEEVLNLTSSKKEYEVKFKGILWKGISEDVLKKDEIAKIKGFVGNKIILEKMKKEM; encoded by the coding sequence ATGGGTGAATTATTTTGGGCAATGGCAACTGCGGTATTTGCAATACTAGAAATTATTATACCGGGACTTGTGACAATTTGGTTATCCCTTGCAGCACTTGTTTTAACTGGATTATCTTTTTTTATGAGAAATCCTGTCGTCGAAGTCTTTATTTTCTCAGCTTTGTCAGTAATTTTTGTAATTTTCACAAGACCCGTCTTAAAAAATTACATCGAAAAAAACAAAAGGACAAATTTTAATTCTAAAATGATAGGAAACGAGATAAAAATCGAAGAGGTTTTAAATTTAACAAGTTCAAAAAAAGAGTACGAAGTTAAATTCAAAGGTATCCTTTGGAAGGGGATTAGCGAAGATGTCTTAAAAAAAGATGAGATTGCTAAAATAAAAGGTTTTGTTGGAAACAAAATCATTTTAGAAAAAATGAAGAAAGAAATGTGA